From Polaribacter haliotis:
ATGTGGTGATAAAAGGGTTGAATAATAACGATAAAATTTTAACACAAACTTTACCAGGAGCTTTTGATGGGATGATTGTGAAAATTAATAAAAATAAGTAATTAGATGAAAAAGATAATTACCTATTTTATAAAATACCATGTTGCAGTTAACGTAATTGTTTTTGCATTTTTCGTCTTTGGAGCCTTTGGAGCTTTAAGTATGAAATCTTCCTTTTTCCCATTGGTAGATTCACAATTAATTAGAATTTCTTTAGCGTATCCTGGAGCTTCTCCAGCAGAAATGGAAGAAGGAGTTGTACTTAAAATTGAAGATAATTTAAAAGGAATTGTTGGTGTAGAAAGAGTTACTTCAGTTTCTCGAGAAAATTCTGCAAGTGTTAACGTAGAAGTAGAAAAGGGAAAAAATATAGATATTGTTTTATCTGATGTAAAAAATGCAGTAGATAGAGTTCCATCTTTTCCTTCAGGAATGGAGCCTGCAGTAATTGCAAAAGTAGAAAGCATAAGACCAACCATTAGTTTTACAATTAGTGGAGATAATGTTTCTTTAAGTGCATTAAAACAATATGCAAGAAACGTAGAAAATGATATTCGTGGTATAGAAGGAATATCTCAAGTACAAATTTCTGGTTTTCCAGAAGAAGAAATAGAAATTGCAGTTCGTGAAAACGATTTAAGAGCTTATAATTTATCTTTTACAGAAGTAGCAAATGCCGTTAGAAATTCTAATATTTTAATTACTGGAGGTAATATTAAAACTACGGACGAAGATTATTTAATTCGTGCCAGCAATCGTTCTTATTACGGAATTGAACTTCAAAATTTAATTGTTAGAACAGAAACTAACGGAAATATAATTCGCTTAAAAGACATTGCAGAATTAAGAGATACATGGTCCGAAAATCCTGACAGGTTGTATTATAATGGAAATTTAGCTATAGATATTACAGTTAGTAATACCAATAATGAAGATTTAATTTCGTCTGCGGATAATATTAAAGAATACATCCATAAATATAACCAACAACAGCAAAATGTTCAGTTAAGTGTTACAAGTGATAGAAGTATTACTTTAAATGGAAGAACAAAATTATTAGTAGAAAATGGTGTTGTAGGAATTCTATTAGTACTTTTCTTTTTAGCACTATTCTTAAACGTTCGTTTGGCAATTTGGGTAGCTTTTGGTTTGCCAGTTGCCTTTTTAGGAATGTTCATTTTTGCGGCTCAATTTGATGTTACGATTAATGTTTTATCATTATTCGGAATGATTATCGTAATTGGTATTTTGGTAGATGATGGAATTGTAATTGGAGAAAATATTTATCATCATTATTACGATTTAGGCAAAACAAAAGTGCAAGCTGCCATAGATGGAACCATGGAAGTAATTCCGCCAATTGTATCTGCAATTTTAACTACAATTATTGCTTTTTCTACCTTCTTTTTTGTGGATGGAAGAATAGGAAGTTTTTTTGGTGAAGTTTCTACAATTGTACTCTTAACATTATCTGTTTCTTTAGTAGAAGCCTTAATTATTTTGCCAGCACACATTGCGCATTCTAAAGCTTTGGATAGAAAAAAGTTAGAAAATGGCGAAGATAAAAAGACAAATAAATTCGATGCTTTTTTTACTAAAATAAATAGAGGTGCAGACAAGTATTTAGGGAAATTTAGAGACAACTATTACGTTCCGTTTTTAAAATTCTCTTTAAATAATAAGATTTTCGTTTTCTGTCTTTTTATAGCAACCTTATTAATCAGTTTTTCTGCGTTACAAGGTGGTATTATTAAAAGTTCATTTTTTCCAAGAGTTGCCAGTGATCGAATTCAGATTTCACTAAATATGCCACAAGGAACCAATGAAAGAATTACAGATTCTGTAATTTCTTTAATTGAAGAAAAAGTATGGATTGTAAATAAAGAATATTCAGAAAAGCAAAGTGGAGACGAAGATGTTGTAGAAAACGTAATTAAAAGAGTGGGTCCAGGAAGTGCAAATGCAACTTTAGATGTTAATCTTTTACCAGGAGAAACGCGAGATTTTTCTTCACCGAAAATTACAAATGCAATTCAGAAATTAGTTGGAAAAGTATATGGAGTAGAAAGTTTGGTTTTTGGTTCTGGAGGTAATTTTGGTGGAAGTCCTGTTGCAGTTTCTTTATTAGGAAATAATATTACAGAATTAAAAGCAGTAAAAGACGAGCTAAAAGAAACCTTGGAAAACAATCCTTTATTAAAAGATGTTACCGATAACGATCCTGCAGGAATTAAAGAAATAAAAATATCTTTAAAAGACAATGCGTATTTATTAGGGTTGAATTTGCAAAGTATTATGGCGCAAATTAGATATGGTTTCTTCGGTTTTCAAGCACAACGTTTTCAGCGTGGGCAAGACGAAATTAAAGTTTGGGTTCGTTACGACAAAAAAGACAGATCTTCTATTAACGATTTAGACGATATGCGAATTATTACGCCAACAGGCACAAGGGTTCCATTTTCTGAAATTGCAACCTATACAATAGAAAGAGGAGATATTGCAATAAACCATTTAGAAGGAAAGCGTGAAATTCAAATTTCTGCAGATTTAAAAGATTTAGAAACGAGTGAAACCGAGATTTTAGATAATATTAAAAATAATATTATGCCAGAAATCTTGTCTAAATATCCAACAGTTTCCCCTTTATACGAAGGGCAAAATAGAGAAGCTAAAAAAACGACAGATTCTGTAAATTTAGTTGCGCCAATTATTTTAATGTTGATTTATATCGTAATCGCATTTACATTTCGTTCTTACAGTCAGCCAATTTTATTAATAATAATGATTCCTTTTAGTATGATTGGTGTTATTTGGGGCCATTACATTCATAATTTCTCCATCGGAATTTTATCCTTTTTAGGAATTATTGCCCTCATAGGAATTATGGTAAATGATGGTTTGGTTTTAATAGGGAAATTCAACAGTAATTTAAAAGATGGTTTAAAATTCGATGATGCTTTAATAAAAGCGGGTCAATCTCGTTTTAGAGCTATTTTCTTAACCTCTTTAACTACAATTGCAGGTTTAGCACCTTTAATTTTCGAAAAAAGTAGACAAGCACAATTCTTAATTCCAATGGCAATTTCAATTGCTTATGGAATTGCAATTGCCACAATTTTAACCTTGGTAATGTTACCAATGATGTTAGCTGCTTCCAACACTTTAAAAGTAAAAATTAAATGGCTTAAAACAGATAAAGATATTACAAAAGAAGAAGTAGAAAGAGCTATTATAGAAGCAAATTACGATGATGGAAGTTCTACAGAAATCGAATCTAATAAAGAAAATTACGAAAGTTTAGAGTCTAACTATAAAAAAGATGAAAATGAATAAAAAAGCAATACTATTTCTTGTTTGTTTAGCAACTTTAAATAGTTTTTCACAAGAAATTTTAACAAAGAAAGAAGCGTTAGCAATTACGTTAGAAAATAACTTCGGAATTAAAATTGCGAACAATAATATTGAAGTTGCTAAAAATAATACGAGTATATACAACACGCGTTATTTACCAACTGCGACTTTAAATTCAGGAGCAGATTATCGAAGAAACAATCAAACAATTGTGTTTACGGACCCAAATACTGGTGGAGATAATGAAAGAGTTGGTAATGGAGTTGTTACAAAAACGTATAATGCTTCATTAGGATTAAACTACATGATTTTCGATGGTTTAGGCAGAAAATACAATTATCAGCAATTAAAAGAAACCTATAATTTAACAGAATTACAAGCAAAAGAAACGATTGAAAATACGTATTTACAATTGTTTACAGTATATTTTCAAATTGCAAGATTATTGGAAAACACCAATAATTTAGAAGAAGCATTAACGATTTCTAAAAGCAGGTTAGAACGTGCGAAATATCAATATGAATATGGACAATCTACCAGATTAGAAATGTTAAACGCAGAAGTGGATATAAATAATGATAGTATTACTTTAATAAACTCCAGACAACAATTAAGCAATGCAAAACGTGGTTTAAACATCATTTTAGGTATTGAAAAAGTGGTGGATTATGAAGTTGAAACTGAAGTCGAATTCAATAAATTAATGAATTTTGAAGAATTACAGCAAAAAACTTTGGCAAATAATAGTTTGTTGAAACAGAACGAAAAAAATATAGCAATTAGCGAATTCAATATTAAAATTAACAAAGCAAGTTATTTGCCTTCTCTAAATTTTAATACTTCTTACGGTTTTAATAGAACTGAAAACGAAAATCTCGTAAATCCTTTTGGAGCACGTTTAATTACTTCAGATGGTTTAAATGCAGGTTTAAATTTAACATGGAATATTTTTGATGGTGGAACCACAAAAACAAGAGTTGCCAATGCTAAAATTGCTCTAGATAATCAGCAAATCTTATTAGAACAACAAAAAGTAACCATTTCTAATAACCTAAAAAATACTTGGGAGAATTATAACAACCAATTATTTATTTTAAAAGCACAAGAAAAAAACGTGCAAACAACACAAAATAATTTCGATAGAACTCAAGAACGTTATAAGTTAGGTCAAGTAACTTCCATAGAGTTTAGACAAGCACAAATTAATTTAATCAACTCTAAAACAGCATTTAATAATGCAAAGTTCGATGCTAAATTAATTGAATTACAATTGCTACAATTAAGTGGAGATATCTTAAATGTAAATTTTTAGAAACTGATTTTTATCATAATTTAATCTTTATTTTCTTTATAATTTTGATTTCTTAAATTATAAGATGATGAATTATCTAAACATACCTTTAGTTTCTTGGGTAAATGGAACAATTATGATTGGCATTTTTGCTTTAGTTGTAATTGGTTTGGTTGTAGCTGTTTTTTTATTGATGAATAGCGATAAGAAAGCGAAGTAATTTTTTCAAATAAAAACTAATAATCTAATATATCTTAATTGTTAATTTTTGGTTAAGAGTTAGTTAAGGTATAGAAACATGATAATTATCATGTTTTAAAAAACATAAAGCTACTAATTTTGTAATGTAATTACATCTTTGTAGTTAAAGTGGTTTACTCTTTAAGCCCACACTATTATAGTAAGTAGTAGTATTTTGACGACTAACCCGAGTTTTTAACTCGGGTTTTTTTATCTTCGAGTATAATTAATTTATGCAATTGTAATTCGTACCTTATTTAATAAAGTTATCAGACAGGGAATAGTTGATAGTAAATTTTACCCTTTAACTAAAGTAAAATTAGAATTAAATTTTCAAAAATAGAAAAGGTTAGTTTATATGCTAAAATATTTAAGCTTTCGATAATCTTACTGATCAAGAATTGCACGCAAATAATTTACGGTTCTTCAATTTTTATTTGGCAGGAAAGCGAGAGGCAAATTTACTATAAATTAAATGAGATGATATTTATGACGATAGGCTTCACTATCGAATGAATAAGGATGATAAACTTTTATTATTAAAACTACCAAATAAGGTTTTGCCAATAATAGAAGAATATAGAAAAGAGAAGTTAAAACAGCATGACTTTATATTTCCGGAGCTTAAAAAAGCCAATGTAAAAAGTGATAAAGATATATTAGCAAAAACAAAAACAGCTAATAAAAAGTTTAATAAATATTTGGAAACGATAGCAGAAAAAGCAGAAATTAATAAAAAGCTAACTATGCAAATTGCAAGGCATACTTTTGGAAATATCTCTGGAGATAAAATACCTATTCAAATGTTACAGAAGTTATATAGGCATTTTTCGATTACAACAACAATAAATTATCAATCTAACTTTATGCATAAAGACAGAGATGATGCTTTAGATAAAGTAATAGATTTTTAAAAATTTATTTTATCTTTAGCCTATGGAAGTTATTTGTTTACAAGACGAAGCTTTTTATTTATTGATTGAAGAAGTTGTTGATCGATTAAAAGAAAAGGAAAATATTATACAAGACAAATGGGTTCCACCAGATCGTGCAATGGAAATTTTGAATATAAAAAGTAAAACAACACTTCAAAAACTTCGTGATGAAGGAAGTATTACGTTTACACAACCACAAAAGAAAATCATTTTATATGATTATGATTCCATTATGAAATACCTTAATAATCATACTAAAAAATCATTTTAATGGAAAACGAGAAATACATTAAAGGTTTTAATGATGTTTATCTTCTAAAACAATACAAGCCACAATTAATAGAAAATCTTCTAAACATATCTTCATCCAGTGATTATATTCAAGGGTTAAAAGATGGTGGACTTACTTATTATCAGAAAAAAATAAAATCAAGAACTCAAGATTTAAATAAGATAAAATATTTAAAAAATAAAGGACAAGAAAAAGGTTTAGAAAGATAATTAAATTACTAAATCCGATTATTTTAATTCTTATATTCTTTATGAATCGATTGATTTTAAAAAAAAAGCAGAAAACTCTTAAGTACAAAGTATAATTATGTCATTTTTTTTTGAATCATTTTAAATGGAAATACTATAGTTTTCAATGAAAAAAACACAAATAATGATGATAATATAGTTTTTGTGTTTTTATAATGAAAGATTTGAATTTTAGTGTTTTAACATTTAAATTAGTAGTCTATGAAAAAAATAGTTTTCTTCTTGCTTATAACCTCAAATTATTTATTTGGACAATATAATTATGACTTTCAAAACCATATTGATACCGTTGAAAATTTATTAAAAAATAACCAAGTAAAAAAAGCTAACAAATATTCTAAAAAACTAATTGAAACAGGAAAATTAAATAAAGACAGTTTATTAGTAGCACTTGGTTATAAGTTCAAAGGTAACATTCAACACCAAAATATTCAAATAGATTCATCAACCAATAGTTACAAAAAGGGAGTAAACTATTTAAATAATAAAAAAGAAAAATTATATGCGGATCTTTTGACTAATATTGGTCGAAATTATGGAGGAGAAGGAATGATAGATAGTATGTTATATTATCATAAAATTGCGCTACCTATTTATAAAAAATTAAAAAATAAAAGAGGTCTATCAATATTACATTTTGGTCAAGTATATAGTTATATAAAAAAGTTTAATTTTTTTGAGGGAGAAAAATCCTTAAATCAACTATTAATTATAGCTGAAAAATATAAAGACCCCTTAACAGAAGCAAGGGCATATTATATGTTAGGTATGCTAAATGCCGTTCAAAAAAATTTTATTGAAAGTGTTAAATTATTTAAAAAAGCAGTTAAAATATTCGAAGAGGAAAACGATTTAATTTCCCTTATAAGTACCTATTCGGCAATAAGTTCTGTTCTTATATTAGATAAAAATTTTGAAGGTGCTAATAATTGGGTTCTTAAAGCATTAAAAATTTTAGAGGAAGAAAATATTCCTATTAGTGGAGCAATAATTGAATTGTACTCAAATTATATTAATATTTTGATAAAATCTAATAAACTAGATAAAGCACAGGAGGTAATTGATTTAACTAAAAAATTTGACTACAAATATTTAAAGCCTTACAGAGGAGTTATTTGGATTAATGAATTGTCTCTACTTTTAAAAAAACAGCAATTTCAAGATTTCTCAATTTTAAGTAAAGAATATAATTCAAATGAGATTAATATAGAATTTAGACCAGAATACAATAAAATTTTAGCGGAATATTATTTAAGAATTAAAGACTATAAATTAGCTTTTAAAAGCAAAGAAGAATACTGGAGGCTAAAAGACTCTATATTAAATAATGAGATTAGAAATAAAGTTATTTATAATCAACAAAAATTTGAATCCACAATAAAAGAAAAAGAAAACCTACAACTGAAAGCAGATAATATTGAACAAGAACTCCTCACTCAAAAAGCAAATACAAGAAACTGGTTATTATTACTAGGGTTAATAGCTGCAGGTATTGTATCTTTTGTTATTTGGAAACGTTATAAATCCGAAGCTAGAGCCAAAGCAACTATTTTAAATCAAAAAAATGTTATTGAGAATTTACAAAAAGAATTACACCACCGTGTAAAAAATAATCTTGCCATCATAGATACTTTTATTGAAGTAGCTAAAGAAGAGTTTGATAATAATAAATTTGATGTAAAATTAACAGAAATACAAAATAGAATTGTAAGTATTAATGAAATTCATAAACAGTTGTATCAAAATAGTGATGTAACGAATCTAGATATTAAAAACTATATAGATGTACTTTCTAAAAATGTATCTCAATCATTTACCAACAAGAAAATTACTCTTCAAAATAATATTGAAAATATAAATCTAAATGCAGACACATCATTTCCAGTTGGCTTAATTATAAATGAATTTTTAACAAATTCCTATAAACACGCTTTTGAAAAAGAAGGGAATATAATTATTGAAATGAAAGATAAAGGGCAAGAGTATCTATTAACTCTTTCTGATAATGGAAAAGGTTTGCCTAAAGATTTCGATATTGAACAAATAGAAACTTTTGGGCTTCGTATTATGAAGCTTTTAACTAAACAGATAAATGGTGTGTATAGTTTAGAGAGTAATAATGGACTTCAACTAACAATACAAATTCCTAAGGTATGAAAGCACATATTTTAATAGTAGAAGATCAGCCTGCATTATATGAACGGTTACGCAGAGCTTTAGTAAAACAACGTTTTACCGTAGATGAATATACTAAGAGTTATGACGAAGCCATACTACGTATAAAAAATAATACTCCAGATGTTGTATTACTTGATATAGATTTACAAGGAAAAAAAGACGGTCTTGATTTGGGCAAAATACTTCAAAAAGAATATAAAATTCCTTTTATTTATGTTACTGAATTTGATGACGATATGACCTTTCAGAAGGGTCTAAATACCAATCACGAAAGTTATATAGTTAAAACAAAACCAAGGTTAAACATAGAAGATGTAACTCGTGCTATTCACACTGTATTACATAAAAAACAAGAAAATGAATTGAGCATTCAAAAAGATGCTGTTATTGG
This genomic window contains:
- a CDS encoding efflux RND transporter permease subunit gives rise to the protein MKKIITYFIKYHVAVNVIVFAFFVFGAFGALSMKSSFFPLVDSQLIRISLAYPGASPAEMEEGVVLKIEDNLKGIVGVERVTSVSRENSASVNVEVEKGKNIDIVLSDVKNAVDRVPSFPSGMEPAVIAKVESIRPTISFTISGDNVSLSALKQYARNVENDIRGIEGISQVQISGFPEEEIEIAVRENDLRAYNLSFTEVANAVRNSNILITGGNIKTTDEDYLIRASNRSYYGIELQNLIVRTETNGNIIRLKDIAELRDTWSENPDRLYYNGNLAIDITVSNTNNEDLISSADNIKEYIHKYNQQQQNVQLSVTSDRSITLNGRTKLLVENGVVGILLVLFFLALFLNVRLAIWVAFGLPVAFLGMFIFAAQFDVTINVLSLFGMIIVIGILVDDGIVIGENIYHHYYDLGKTKVQAAIDGTMEVIPPIVSAILTTIIAFSTFFFVDGRIGSFFGEVSTIVLLTLSVSLVEALIILPAHIAHSKALDRKKLENGEDKKTNKFDAFFTKINRGADKYLGKFRDNYYVPFLKFSLNNKIFVFCLFIATLLISFSALQGGIIKSSFFPRVASDRIQISLNMPQGTNERITDSVISLIEEKVWIVNKEYSEKQSGDEDVVENVIKRVGPGSANATLDVNLLPGETRDFSSPKITNAIQKLVGKVYGVESLVFGSGGNFGGSPVAVSLLGNNITELKAVKDELKETLENNPLLKDVTDNDPAGIKEIKISLKDNAYLLGLNLQSIMAQIRYGFFGFQAQRFQRGQDEIKVWVRYDKKDRSSINDLDDMRIITPTGTRVPFSEIATYTIERGDIAINHLEGKREIQISADLKDLETSETEILDNIKNNIMPEILSKYPTVSPLYEGQNREAKKTTDSVNLVAPIILMLIYIVIAFTFRSYSQPILLIIMIPFSMIGVIWGHYIHNFSIGILSFLGIIALIGIMVNDGLVLIGKFNSNLKDGLKFDDALIKAGQSRFRAIFLTSLTTIAGLAPLIFEKSRQAQFLIPMAISIAYGIAIATILTLVMLPMMLAASNTLKVKIKWLKTDKDITKEEVERAIIEANYDDGSSTEIESNKENYESLESNYKKDENE
- a CDS encoding TolC family protein: MNKKAILFLVCLATLNSFSQEILTKKEALAITLENNFGIKIANNNIEVAKNNTSIYNTRYLPTATLNSGADYRRNNQTIVFTDPNTGGDNERVGNGVVTKTYNASLGLNYMIFDGLGRKYNYQQLKETYNLTELQAKETIENTYLQLFTVYFQIARLLENTNNLEEALTISKSRLERAKYQYEYGQSTRLEMLNAEVDINNDSITLINSRQQLSNAKRGLNIILGIEKVVDYEVETEVEFNKLMNFEELQQKTLANNSLLKQNEKNIAISEFNIKINKASYLPSLNFNTSYGFNRTENENLVNPFGARLITSDGLNAGLNLTWNIFDGGTTKTRVANAKIALDNQQILLEQQKVTISNNLKNTWENYNNQLFILKAQEKNVQTTQNNFDRTQERYKLGQVTSIEFRQAQINLINSKTAFNNAKFDAKLIELQLLQLSGDILNVNF
- a CDS encoding tyrosine-type recombinase/integrase encodes the protein MNKDDKLLLLKLPNKVLPIIEEYRKEKLKQHDFIFPELKKANVKSDKDILAKTKTANKKFNKYLETIAEKAEINKKLTMQIARHTFGNISGDKIPIQMLQKLYRHFSITTTINYQSNFMHKDRDDALDKVIDF
- a CDS encoding DNA-binding protein: MEVICLQDEAFYLLIEEVVDRLKEKENIIQDKWVPPDRAMEILNIKSKTTLQKLRDEGSITFTQPQKKIILYDYDSIMKYLNNHTKKSF
- a CDS encoding sensor histidine kinase: MKKIVFFLLITSNYLFGQYNYDFQNHIDTVENLLKNNQVKKANKYSKKLIETGKLNKDSLLVALGYKFKGNIQHQNIQIDSSTNSYKKGVNYLNNKKEKLYADLLTNIGRNYGGEGMIDSMLYYHKIALPIYKKLKNKRGLSILHFGQVYSYIKKFNFFEGEKSLNQLLIIAEKYKDPLTEARAYYMLGMLNAVQKNFIESVKLFKKAVKIFEEENDLISLISTYSAISSVLILDKNFEGANNWVLKALKILEEENIPISGAIIELYSNYINILIKSNKLDKAQEVIDLTKKFDYKYLKPYRGVIWINELSLLLKKQQFQDFSILSKEYNSNEINIEFRPEYNKILAEYYLRIKDYKLAFKSKEEYWRLKDSILNNEIRNKVIYNQQKFESTIKEKENLQLKADNIEQELLTQKANTRNWLLLLGLIAAGIVSFVIWKRYKSEARAKATILNQKNVIENLQKELHHRVKNNLAIIDTFIEVAKEEFDNNKFDVKLTEIQNRIVSINEIHKQLYQNSDVTNLDIKNYIDVLSKNVSQSFTNKKITLQNNIENINLNADTSFPVGLIINEFLTNSYKHAFEKEGNIIIEMKDKGQEYLLTLSDNGKGLPKDFDIEQIETFGLRIMKLLTKQINGVYSLESNNGLQLTIQIPKV
- a CDS encoding response regulator transcription factor, yielding MKAHILIVEDQPALYERLRRALVKQRFTVDEYTKSYDEAILRIKNNTPDVVLLDIDLQGKKDGLDLGKILQKEYKIPFIYVTEFDDDMTFQKGLNTNHESYIVKTKPRLNIEDVTRAIHTVLHKKQENELSIQKDAVIGLVGYLDDVKEYGKSGVTRVPIAYKDIAFFTVKPFINQDEAEENLRANYLWFQTVNNEYYFLKSSLKEMVKHLPLHFIRINESYIVNLSPEILEGRINGSRISVMGREIIVKNTYKNEFEKRLKLMYH